Proteins encoded by one window of Cupriavidus sp. EM10:
- a CDS encoding tripartite tricarboxylate transporter substrate binding protein, giving the protein MYRIATSLCAALLGVAFAAPALGAYPDRPIKLVVPYTPGGSTDQFGRAMAEGMSRELKQAVVVENRPGANTMVGTQGVARAQPDGYTILMGSSASMVLNPMLYKKTGYDPKDFKVILIGIEVPLVVVTNNQVPASNIKDFAAYAKAAGGKLNYSSVGLGNPLQLATEMLKSELGIEMTHVPYNGSAPALGSLLANDTQLMVDVVSTSLPHIKAGKLKALAVTGRSRLEVLPNVPTVAESGYPNFHAATWFGLAVPAQTPPEAIAKLQAAASHVLTETPFRNTFGALGLIVQPPRSQAEIDRYVSADRDNWGKVIRANNISLD; this is encoded by the coding sequence ATGTACCGTATCGCCACCAGCCTTTGTGCCGCCTTGTTGGGGGTCGCGTTCGCCGCCCCGGCCCTGGGCGCCTACCCCGACCGGCCGATCAAGCTCGTCGTCCCGTACACGCCGGGCGGCTCGACCGACCAGTTTGGACGCGCCATGGCCGAGGGCATGTCGCGTGAACTGAAGCAGGCCGTGGTAGTGGAAAACCGGCCCGGCGCCAATACGATGGTCGGCACGCAGGGCGTGGCGCGCGCGCAGCCGGACGGCTACACGATCCTCATGGGCAGTAGCGCCAGCATGGTGCTGAACCCGATGCTGTACAAGAAGACCGGCTACGACCCGAAGGATTTCAAGGTCATCCTGATCGGCATCGAGGTGCCGCTGGTGGTGGTGACCAATAACCAGGTGCCGGCCAGCAACATCAAGGACTTTGCCGCCTATGCCAAGGCGGCGGGCGGCAAGCTCAACTACTCGTCTGTCGGGCTCGGCAACCCGTTGCAACTGGCCACCGAGATGCTGAAGTCCGAACTGGGCATCGAGATGACGCATGTGCCGTACAACGGCAGCGCACCGGCGTTGGGCTCGCTGCTGGCCAATGACACGCAGCTGATGGTCGACGTGGTCAGTACCTCGCTGCCCCATATCAAGGCCGGCAAGCTCAAGGCGCTGGCCGTGACCGGACGCTCGCGGCTTGAAGTGCTGCCGAACGTGCCGACCGTGGCCGAAAGCGGCTATCCGAATTTCCATGCCGCCACCTGGTTCGGGCTGGCCGTGCCGGCGCAGACGCCGCCGGAGGCCATCGCCAAGCTGCAGGCCGCCGCATCGCATGTGCTGACCGAAACGCCGTTCCGCAATACGTTTGGCGCGCTTGGGCTGATCGTGCAGCCGCCGCG
- a CDS encoding acyl-CoA synthetase, translated as MPADLWFESLQRPGAEVQDRGTRLAGGLRRLGLEEGGVVAVLLRNDPVFADVVFACRTAGTYYCPVNWHFMAEEVRYLLEDSGAAALIVHADLLPAVQSAVPAGVAVLVVGGTHPDGIAYEPWLAAQAPYDGPRVAPRGHLAYTSGTTGRPKGVLRQPVPLADLEAQQARLRSLIRQAYGIVPGCRALMSAPLYHSAPSVYVQNALQMAERLVLAPRFDAEQVLALVEKHRIDVLYLVPIMYVRLLKLPAEVRAKYDLSSIRFVASTGSPCSPEVKRAMLDWFGPVIHETYASSEAGLVTVATPEDAAARPGTAGRPVDDASVRIIDENGKPCAPGEVGLVYVRQPAYPDFTYLNNDKARRAIDIDGHVTLGDMGYLDADGYLFICDRASDMVISGGVNIYPAEIEHELVRYPGVADCVVFGVPDDEYGERLHGVIEPTAGTQLESAAVIEWLRGRLSGFKVPRSIEIVERLPRDETGKLAKRRLRDQHWAGRQRRV; from the coding sequence ATGCCCGCAGACCTCTGGTTCGAATCGTTGCAGCGCCCCGGCGCGGAGGTGCAGGACCGCGGCACAAGGCTGGCGGGCGGGCTGAGGCGGCTCGGGCTGGAAGAGGGCGGCGTGGTGGCGGTGCTGCTGCGCAACGATCCGGTGTTTGCCGACGTGGTGTTTGCCTGCCGCACGGCCGGCACCTACTACTGCCCGGTCAACTGGCATTTCATGGCTGAGGAAGTCCGCTACCTGCTGGAAGACAGCGGTGCGGCCGCGCTGATCGTCCATGCCGACCTGCTCCCGGCCGTGCAGTCGGCGGTGCCGGCTGGCGTCGCGGTGCTTGTGGTCGGCGGCACCCATCCGGACGGTATCGCGTACGAGCCGTGGCTGGCCGCGCAGGCGCCCTACGACGGTCCGCGCGTGGCGCCGCGTGGCCATCTTGCCTACACGTCCGGTACCACCGGCCGGCCCAAGGGCGTGCTGCGCCAGCCGGTGCCGCTTGCCGATCTGGAAGCGCAGCAGGCGCGTCTGCGGTCTCTGATCCGGCAGGCCTACGGCATCGTGCCGGGCTGCCGCGCGCTGATGTCGGCGCCGCTCTATCACAGCGCGCCAAGCGTGTACGTGCAGAACGCGCTGCAGATGGCGGAGCGGCTGGTGCTGGCGCCGCGCTTCGATGCCGAGCAGGTGCTGGCGCTGGTGGAAAAGCACCGCATCGACGTGCTGTACCTGGTGCCGATCATGTATGTGCGGCTGCTGAAGCTGCCGGCCGAGGTGCGCGCGAAGTACGACCTGTCGTCGATTCGCTTCGTTGCGTCCACCGGCTCGCCGTGCTCGCCGGAGGTCAAGCGCGCCATGCTCGACTGGTTCGGCCCGGTCATCCATGAAACCTACGCATCGAGCGAGGCTGGCCTGGTCACCGTGGCCACGCCCGAGGATGCCGCTGCGCGCCCCGGCACGGCCGGGCGTCCCGTGGACGACGCCAGCGTGCGCATCATCGACGAGAACGGCAAGCCGTGCGCGCCGGGCGAAGTGGGCCTGGTCTACGTGCGCCAGCCGGCCTACCCCGATTTCACCTACCTGAACAACGACAAGGCGCGCCGCGCGATCGATATCGATGGCCACGTCACGCTCGGCGACATGGGTTACCTCGACGCCGACGGCTATCTGTTCATCTGCGACCGCGCCTCGGACATGGTCATCTCGGGCGGCGTCAACATCTACCCGGCCGAGATCGAACATGAACTGGTGCGCTATCCGGGCGTGGCGGATTGCGTGGTGTTCGGCGTGCCCGACGACGAGTACGGCGAACGCTTGCACGGCGTGATCGAGCCGACCGCCGGCACGCAGCTGGAATCCGCAGCGGTGATCGAATGGCTGCGCGGCCGGTTGTCGGGCTTCAAGGTGCCGCGGTCGATCGAGATCGTGGAGCGACTGCCGCGCGACGAGACCGGCAAGCTGGCCAAGCGCCGGCTGCGCGACCAGCACTGGGCAGGCCGCCAGCGGCGCGTCTGA
- a CDS encoding LysR family transcriptional regulator: MDLNLVQAFVDIVEAGNLAEAGRRRGVTRSQISRQLGLLEEQAGAMLLRRTTRRLEMTDAGQSLYEHGLRILQEMAAAQAEIDSLGKTLRGHVRVSVPTGLGDAFIAPLLLRFAELHPGISLRVFFANRVTDLIAAEIDVALKVTSLPPLDTVAREVCAIRWQLCASPDYLARTPPLQKPSDLTECRFLCPPYTSRRFLLTLGRDSACGPERHDVEITPYLQSEHFPFLMNAVRQGHGISLLPVYMGWDDVRRGTLVPVLPDWKPEGLGNRLYIITTPNPHLSMATRALIGFLREAVTGLPVFAQA; the protein is encoded by the coding sequence ATGGACCTCAACCTCGTGCAGGCCTTCGTGGATATCGTCGAAGCGGGCAACCTGGCCGAAGCCGGGCGCCGCCGAGGCGTCACCCGCTCGCAGATCAGCCGCCAGCTTGGGCTGCTGGAAGAGCAGGCCGGCGCCATGCTGCTGCGCCGGACCACGCGGCGGCTGGAGATGACCGATGCCGGCCAGTCGCTCTATGAGCACGGCCTGCGCATCCTGCAGGAGATGGCCGCCGCGCAGGCCGAGATCGACAGCCTGGGCAAGACGCTGCGCGGCCATGTGCGGGTCAGCGTACCCACCGGGCTCGGCGATGCCTTTATCGCCCCGTTGCTGCTGCGCTTTGCCGAACTGCATCCCGGGATTTCGCTGCGCGTGTTCTTTGCCAACCGCGTCACCGACCTGATCGCCGCCGAGATCGATGTCGCGCTGAAAGTCACGTCGCTGCCGCCGTTGGACACCGTGGCACGCGAAGTCTGCGCCATCCGCTGGCAGCTATGCGCGTCGCCGGACTACCTGGCGCGCACGCCGCCGCTGCAGAAGCCGTCGGACCTGACCGAATGCCGCTTCCTCTGCCCGCCCTACACTTCCAGACGATTCTTATTGACCCTGGGCCGCGATTCGGCGTGCGGACCGGAGCGTCACGATGTGGAGATCACGCCCTACCTGCAATCCGAGCACTTTCCTTTTCTGATGAACGCCGTGCGGCAAGGCCACGGCATCAGCCTGCTGCCGGTCTACATGGGCTGGGACGATGTGCGCCGCGGCACGCTGGTGCCGGTGCTGCCCGACTGGAAGCCGGAAGGCCTGGGCAACCGGCTCTACATCATCACCACGCCAAACCCGCACCTGTCGATGGCCACCCGCGCGCTGATCGGGTTCCTGCGCGAAGCGGTGACCGGGTTGCCGGTATTCGCACAAGCGTGA
- a CDS encoding carbohydrate-binding family V/XII — protein MSFAKLAHTTHARHTRNIRLGLTLLAAAVLAALPPAVALAKPAASTSGVAQKLAPLTWPRNFEVGGEHVELYQPEIEKWDGNRISGRAAVAIGAKEGTPVYGVARFSAQADIDKPSSLVQLTNIQIDSVDVPTRPDAADKVRQALIARLSPQGLTVPLEELQASYAVSQQLAKAARVPVKNDAPQIQFATTPTVMVHVDGDPAWRPVAGTSYERAINSRALLLREAGGELWLQAAGYWYRSESAGGTWEPVANPPAALLGAASKIAALKEEPKADPLMPADGKKPPRAPAVLMATRPAELILTSGEPQMTPVAGTGLLTMSNADHAVFIDPTGNQTYVLISGRWFRAAMLNGPWEYVPGAQLPADFAKISPQDPKANVLVSVPGTPQAREAEIAATIPQTASVSRTKAATAVVYDGTPKFESITGTSLRYAANTGTPVIEVDSSHYYAVVNGVWFTAGAPGGPWQVATEVPSAIYTIPPSSPLYYVTYVRIYSVTPTTVVVGYTPGYLGVVVNPDGTVVYGTGYVYPPYVGTYYDGYPVTYGYGAGFGIGVAEGFAFGFAAGAIWGSAVPYWGPYWYGGGSFVNINQANFYGRWGQGTVTHAEGWNAWTGTQWRGTAGAGYNAATGARYQGSQGGAFNPYSGNYAAGRQGSFANPSTGREGAGRGGVAGNEYTGNYAAGRQAAGYNAQTGRIGAGEAGIAGNTQTGQYAAGSRGFVANPNKDNAVVWNNGNVYAGHDGNVYQHTDDGWQKHTSNGWEPMQQNSEMQGRLDQQRQAREAGQQRFNSAAAQQWQGRFAGGGGRFGGGGGHFHGGFRR, from the coding sequence ATGTCATTTGCGAAGCTCGCCCATACCACCCATGCCCGCCATACCCGCAATATCCGCCTGGGCCTGACGTTGCTTGCCGCAGCCGTGCTCGCCGCCTTGCCGCCCGCCGTGGCGCTCGCAAAGCCTGCCGCGTCGACCAGCGGAGTCGCGCAAAAACTGGCGCCACTGACCTGGCCGCGCAATTTCGAGGTGGGCGGCGAGCATGTCGAGCTCTACCAGCCCGAAATCGAGAAATGGGATGGCAACCGGATTTCGGGCCGCGCCGCCGTGGCGATTGGCGCCAAGGAGGGCACCCCGGTCTATGGCGTGGCTCGGTTCTCGGCGCAGGCCGATATCGACAAGCCGTCGTCGCTGGTGCAGTTGACGAATATCCAGATCGACAGCGTGGACGTGCCCACCCGGCCCGACGCCGCCGACAAGGTGCGGCAGGCGCTGATCGCGCGGCTGTCGCCTCAGGGCCTTACCGTGCCGCTGGAAGAGCTGCAGGCCAGCTACGCGGTGTCGCAGCAACTGGCCAAGGCGGCGCGCGTGCCGGTGAAGAACGACGCCCCGCAGATCCAGTTCGCCACCACGCCCACGGTGATGGTGCATGTCGACGGCGATCCCGCCTGGCGCCCGGTGGCCGGCACATCGTACGAGCGGGCGATCAACAGCCGCGCGCTGTTGCTGCGCGAAGCGGGCGGTGAACTCTGGCTGCAGGCGGCCGGCTACTGGTATCGCTCGGAGTCGGCGGGCGGCACGTGGGAGCCCGTGGCGAACCCGCCCGCCGCGCTGCTGGGCGCGGCCAGCAAGATCGCGGCGTTGAAGGAAGAACCGAAGGCCGATCCGCTGATGCCAGCCGACGGCAAGAAGCCGCCGCGCGCGCCGGCGGTGCTGATGGCCACGCGGCCGGCCGAACTGATCCTGACGTCGGGCGAGCCGCAGATGACGCCGGTGGCCGGCACCGGGCTGCTGACGATGTCGAACGCGGACCACGCGGTCTTCATCGACCCGACGGGCAACCAGACCTACGTGCTGATCTCGGGCCGCTGGTTCCGCGCGGCGATGCTCAACGGGCCGTGGGAATACGTGCCGGGCGCGCAGTTACCGGCCGACTTCGCGAAGATATCGCCGCAGGACCCCAAGGCCAACGTGCTGGTATCGGTGCCCGGCACGCCGCAGGCGCGCGAGGCCGAGATTGCCGCGACGATCCCCCAGACGGCCTCGGTCTCCCGCACCAAGGCCGCGACGGCGGTGGTCTACGACGGCACGCCGAAGTTCGAATCGATCACCGGCACGTCGCTGCGCTACGCGGCCAACACCGGCACGCCGGTGATCGAAGTCGATTCCTCGCACTACTACGCCGTGGTCAACGGTGTCTGGTTCACGGCCGGCGCGCCAGGCGGGCCGTGGCAGGTTGCCACCGAGGTGCCCTCGGCTATCTATACGATCCCGCCCAGCTCCCCGCTGTATTACGTCACCTACGTGCGCATCTACTCGGTCACGCCGACCACGGTGGTGGTGGGCTACACGCCGGGTTACCTGGGCGTGGTAGTCAATCCGGACGGCACGGTGGTCTATGGCACCGGCTACGTGTATCCGCCGTACGTCGGCACGTACTACGACGGGTATCCGGTGACGTATGGCTATGGCGCCGGGTTCGGTATCGGCGTGGCCGAAGGATTCGCGTTCGGCTTCGCGGCCGGCGCCATCTGGGGATCGGCCGTGCCTTACTGGGGGCCGTACTGGTATGGCGGCGGCAGCTTCGTCAATATCAACCAGGCGAATTTCTACGGCCGGTGGGGGCAGGGCACGGTGACCCACGCCGAAGGCTGGAACGCCTGGACCGGCACCCAGTGGCGCGGCACGGCCGGCGCCGGCTACAACGCGGCTACGGGCGCGCGCTATCAGGGCAGCCAGGGCGGCGCGTTCAATCCGTACTCGGGCAACTACGCGGCCGGGCGCCAGGGATCGTTCGCCAATCCGTCAACGGGCCGCGAGGGCGCCGGGCGGGGCGGGGTGGCCGGCAACGAATACACTGGCAACTACGCGGCGGGCCGGCAGGCGGCCGGCTACAACGCGCAGACCGGACGCATCGGCGCCGGCGAGGCAGGCATCGCCGGCAACACGCAGACCGGCCAGTACGCGGCCGGCAGCCGTGGCTTTGTCGCCAATCCGAACAAGGACAACGCCGTGGTCTGGAACAACGGCAATGTCTACGCGGGCCACGATGGCAACGTCTACCAGCACACCGACGATGGCTGGCAGAAGCACACCAGCAATGGCTGGGAGCCGATGCAGCAGAACAGCGAAATGCAGGGGCGGCTGGACCAGCAGCGCCAGGCGAGGGAAGCCGGCCAGCAACGCTTCAACAGCGCGGCAGCGCAGCAGTGGCAAGGCCGCTTCGCCGGAGGCGGCGGACGATTCGGTGGCGGAGGCGGCCACTTCCACGGAGGGTTCCGGCGATAG
- the ettA gene encoding energy-dependent translational throttle protein EttA, translated as MAQYVFTMNRVGKIVPPKRHILKDISLSFFPGAKIGVLGLNGSGKSTLLKIMAGLDKEIEGEATPMPNLNIGYLPQEPQLDPEQTVRESVEEALGGVFEARKKLDEIYAAYAEPDADFDALAADQAKYEAILAASDGNNVELQLEIAADALRLPPWDAKVGHLSGGEKRRVALCRLLLSRPDMLLLDEPTNHLDAESVDWLEQFLTRFPGTVVAVTHDRYFLDNAAEWILELDRGHGIPWKGNYSSWLEQKEDRLKQEEATESARQKALNKELEWVRQNPKGRQAKSKARLARFDELNSQEYQKRNETQEIFIPVGERLGNEVIEFDNVSKGFGDRMLIENLSFKVPPGAIVGIIGPNGAGKSTFFKMLTGKEQPDSGEIKIGPTVKMAFVDQSRDALDGSKTVFEEISGGSDILTVGRYETPSRAYIGRFNFKGGDQQKTVGTLSGGERGRLHMAKTLIAGGNVLLLDEPSNDLDVETLRALEDALLEFAGCVMVISHDRWFLDRIATHILAFEGESHVEFFPGNYQEYEADKRKRLGEEAAKPKRIRYKPITR; from the coding sequence ATGGCACAGTACGTATTCACCATGAACCGCGTGGGCAAGATCGTTCCGCCCAAGCGTCACATTCTCAAGGACATCTCGCTGTCCTTCTTCCCCGGTGCCAAGATCGGCGTGCTGGGCCTGAACGGCTCGGGCAAGTCCACGCTGCTGAAGATCATGGCCGGTCTCGACAAGGAGATCGAAGGCGAAGCCACGCCGATGCCGAACCTGAACATCGGATACCTGCCGCAGGAACCGCAGCTCGACCCCGAGCAGACCGTCCGTGAATCGGTGGAAGAAGCGCTCGGCGGCGTGTTCGAAGCTCGCAAGAAGCTCGACGAGATCTACGCGGCCTATGCCGAGCCGGACGCCGACTTCGACGCGCTGGCCGCCGACCAGGCCAAGTACGAGGCTATCCTGGCCGCCAGCGACGGCAACAACGTCGAACTGCAGCTGGAAATCGCCGCCGATGCACTGCGCCTGCCGCCGTGGGACGCCAAGGTCGGCCATCTGTCGGGCGGTGAAAAGCGCCGCGTGGCGCTGTGCCGCCTGCTGCTGTCGCGCCCCGACATGCTGCTGCTCGACGAACCGACCAACCACCTGGATGCCGAATCGGTGGACTGGCTCGAACAGTTCCTGACGCGCTTCCCGGGCACCGTGGTGGCCGTCACCCACGACCGCTACTTCCTGGACAACGCCGCCGAGTGGATCCTGGAACTGGATCGCGGCCACGGCATCCCCTGGAAGGGCAACTACAGCTCGTGGCTGGAGCAGAAGGAAGACCGCCTGAAGCAGGAAGAGGCCACAGAGTCGGCCCGCCAGAAGGCGCTGAACAAGGAACTGGAGTGGGTGCGCCAGAATCCGAAGGGCCGCCAGGCCAAGTCCAAGGCGCGCCTGGCCCGTTTCGACGAGCTGAACAGCCAGGAATACCAGAAGCGCAACGAAACCCAGGAAATCTTCATCCCCGTGGGCGAGCGCCTGGGTAACGAGGTCATCGAGTTCGACAACGTCAGCAAGGGTTTTGGCGATCGCATGCTGATCGAGAACCTGAGCTTCAAGGTGCCGCCGGGCGCGATCGTCGGCATCATCGGACCGAACGGCGCCGGCAAGTCGACGTTCTTCAAGATGCTGACCGGCAAGGAACAGCCGGACAGCGGCGAGATCAAGATCGGGCCGACGGTGAAGATGGCGTTCGTGGACCAGAGCCGCGACGCGCTGGATGGCAGCAAGACCGTGTTCGAGGAAATCTCGGGCGGCTCGGACATCCTGACCGTGGGCCGCTACGAAACGCCGTCGCGCGCCTATATTGGCCGCTTCAACTTCAAGGGCGGCGACCAGCAGAAGACCGTGGGCACGCTGTCGGGCGGTGAACGCGGTCGCCTGCACATGGCCAAGACGCTGATCGCCGGCGGCAACGTGCTGCTGCTCGATGAACCGTCGAATGACCTGGACGTGGAAACGCTGCGCGCGCTGGAAGATGCACTGCTGGAATTTGCCGGCTGCGTCATGGTGATCTCCCACGACCGCTGGTTCCTGGACCGTATCGCCACCCACATCCTGGCCTTCGAAGGCGAGTCGCATGTGGAATTCTTCCCGGGCAACTACCAGGAATACGAAGCCGACAAGCGCAAGCGCCTGGGCGAGGAAGCCGCCAAGCCGAAGCGTATCCGCTACAAGCCGATTACTCGCTGA
- a CDS encoding M48 family metallopeptidase: protein MRFLGGYPPNVIDQVRAAMAAGTLGDHIARRYPERHTIQTDRALYDYTAGIKQEYLRSAPPLHKVGYDARLDTAQHALGLHTAISRVQGGKLKAKKEIRVASLFKEAPPEFLRMIVVHELAHLKESDHNKAFYRLCEHMEPQYHQLEFDTRLFLAWREMEKAGD, encoded by the coding sequence ATGCGATTCCTGGGCGGCTATCCGCCCAATGTGATCGACCAGGTGCGCGCCGCGATGGCTGCCGGCACGCTGGGCGACCACATCGCGCGCCGCTACCCCGAGCGCCATACGATCCAGACCGACCGCGCGCTCTACGACTACACGGCCGGAATCAAGCAGGAATACCTGCGCAGCGCCCCGCCGCTGCACAAGGTGGGCTACGACGCCCGGCTCGACACCGCGCAGCATGCGCTTGGCCTGCACACGGCAATCTCGCGCGTGCAGGGCGGCAAGCTGAAGGCCAAGAAGGAAATCCGTGTGGCGTCACTATTCAAGGAAGCGCCACCCGAATTCCTGCGCATGATCGTGGTGCACGAACTGGCGCACCTGAAGGAATCGGACCACAACAAGGCGTTCTACCGGCTCTGCGAGCATATGGAACCGCAGTATCACCAGCTGGAATTCGATACGCGGTTGTTTCTGGCTTGGCGGGAGATGGAGAAGGCTGGGGATTAG
- a CDS encoding endo alpha-1,4 polygalactosaminidase → MHSKLAGRRPVRLALASLVATLAACGGGGDDSGGSVVRVSEASTLSAQAVNSSVTAAPARWMPSLTDTWQLQLQGTINTSYNVAVYDIDLFDTPQATINALKAQGKRVVCYFSAGSSENWRSDYPKFKPADMGNALDGWAGERWLDTRSANVRAVMQARMDLAKSKGCDGIDADNVDGYTNNPGLPLTAATQLDYNRFLADQAHARGLAIGLKNAVAQLSDLAPSFDFAVNEQCFQYNECGGYSAFTVQGKPVFNVEYQSKWKDAATRQKLCAKAQALNLRTLVLPLALNDKYRYSCD, encoded by the coding sequence ATGCATAGCAAACTGGCAGGCCGTCGCCCGGTGCGACTGGCCCTGGCAAGTCTCGTCGCCACGTTGGCCGCTTGTGGTGGTGGCGGTGACGATAGTGGCGGATCGGTGGTGCGGGTGTCCGAGGCATCGACGCTATCGGCGCAGGCCGTGAACAGCAGTGTCACGGCCGCTCCCGCGCGCTGGATGCCGTCGCTTACCGACACCTGGCAGCTACAGCTGCAAGGCACGATCAACACCAGCTACAACGTCGCGGTTTACGACATCGACCTGTTCGATACGCCGCAAGCCACCATCAACGCGCTGAAGGCGCAGGGAAAGCGGGTCGTCTGCTATTTCTCGGCGGGCAGCAGCGAAAACTGGCGTTCCGACTATCCGAAGTTCAAGCCGGCGGACATGGGCAATGCGCTCGATGGCTGGGCTGGCGAGCGCTGGCTCGATACCCGTTCGGCCAACGTGCGGGCAGTCATGCAGGCGCGGATGGATCTGGCGAAGTCGAAGGGTTGCGATGGTATCGATGCCGACAATGTCGACGGCTATACCAACAACCCGGGGCTGCCGCTGACCGCCGCGACGCAACTGGACTACAACCGCTTCCTGGCCGATCAGGCGCATGCGCGGGGCCTGGCCATCGGCCTGAAGAACGCGGTCGCGCAGTTGAGCGATCTGGCGCCGTCGTTCGATTTCGCTGTGAACGAGCAGTGCTTCCAGTACAACGAATGCGGCGGCTACTCGGCCTTTACCGTGCAGGGCAAGCCCGTGTTCAATGTGGAATACCAGTCGAAGTGGAAGGATGCGGCCACGCGGCAGAAGCTGTGCGCCAAGGCGCAGGCGCTGAACCTGCGTACGCTGGTGCTGCCGCTGGCGCTGAACGACAAGTACCGGTATAGCTGCGATTGA
- a CDS encoding HNH endonuclease signature motif containing protein, with protein MSATESPLNLRPELPHFVVGNTYSRREQITGKFGGSGQSGIAPSAQSPAVFLFTGTSGEKYGYHDGFTKEGYFRYSGEGQVGHMTLSGGNRAIATHIAKGKALHLFQYTGKGKPYIYVGEFVYGSHTVESGPDRYGDFRDVIVFCLVPIDLPARLEREDDLDDNGLFDDSESDSQYLAILRTKALDACTGLGNGIAPKEAVRAIYHRSAQVKRYVLARAAGRCELCDAPAPFKRKNGSPYLEPHHINRVSDGGLDHPMHVGAICPTCHRNIHFGAEGNAENEKLRKIVAAREK; from the coding sequence ATGTCCGCGACCGAATCGCCCCTGAACCTGCGCCCAGAGTTGCCCCATTTCGTCGTAGGCAATACCTATAGCCGACGTGAGCAGATCACCGGAAAGTTCGGAGGAAGCGGGCAAAGCGGTATCGCACCCTCCGCCCAGTCGCCGGCAGTATTTCTGTTCACTGGGACTAGCGGCGAGAAATACGGCTATCACGACGGCTTCACCAAAGAAGGTTATTTCCGGTATTCCGGCGAGGGTCAAGTTGGTCATATGACCCTCAGCGGCGGAAACCGAGCCATCGCGACCCACATCGCGAAAGGCAAGGCCCTTCACCTGTTTCAGTACACCGGAAAAGGCAAGCCCTATATTTATGTGGGCGAATTTGTCTACGGATCTCACACCGTCGAATCCGGCCCCGACAGATATGGAGACTTCCGGGATGTGATCGTTTTCTGTCTAGTCCCGATTGACCTACCCGCGCGTCTTGAACGAGAAGACGATTTAGACGACAACGGTCTATTCGACGACTCCGAGTCCGACTCCCAATACCTCGCGATCCTGCGCACAAAGGCACTAGATGCCTGCACAGGACTGGGAAACGGCATCGCTCCGAAGGAAGCCGTCAGGGCGATTTATCACCGCAGTGCTCAGGTGAAACGTTATGTTTTGGCTCGCGCCGCAGGGCGCTGCGAACTATGCGATGCCCCCGCGCCGTTTAAGAGAAAGAACGGAAGTCCATATCTGGAACCTCACCACATCAATCGCGTGTCAGATGGTGGCCTGGACCATCCCATGCACGTGGGCGCGATTTGTCCCACCTGCCATCGAAACATCCATTTCGGGGCAGAAGGCAACGCGGAAAATGAGAAGCTTCGAAAAATCGTAGCCGCGCGAGAAAAGTAA
- a CDS encoding ClpXP protease specificity-enhancing factor, with amino-acid sequence MPETSTKPYLIRAIYEWCTDNGFTPYVAVFVDGNTNVPREFVKNNEIVLNVSFDATSGLDMGNEWIAFSARFGGVSRKIDVPVENVLAIYARENGQGMAFPVERSIPETQAATERENNPPPKLASVDAETPAPVTAEEGTGGSDDDPNPPPVPRIGGKKPSLKVVK; translated from the coding sequence ATGCCAGAAACTTCCACCAAGCCCTACCTGATCCGCGCCATTTACGAATGGTGTACCGATAACGGCTTCACGCCGTATGTCGCAGTGTTTGTCGACGGCAACACCAACGTGCCGCGCGAATTCGTGAAGAACAACGAAATCGTGCTGAACGTGAGCTTCGACGCGACCAGCGGCCTGGACATGGGCAACGAGTGGATTGCCTTCAGCGCACGCTTCGGTGGCGTCTCGCGCAAGATCGACGTGCCCGTGGAAAATGTGCTGGCGATCTACGCACGTGAAAACGGCCAAGGCATGGCATTCCCGGTGGAGCGCAGCATCCCCGAAACCCAGGCCGCCACGGAGCGCGAAAACAACCCGCCTCCCAAACTGGCCTCGGTAGACGCCGAAACGCCGGCGCCGGTCACGGCGGAAGAGGGCACCGGGGGCTCGGACGACGATCCGAACCCGCCACCCGTACCCCGCATCGGCGGCAAGAAGCCGTCGCTGAAGGTGGTCAAATAA